From the Erpetoichthys calabaricus chromosome 12, fErpCal1.3, whole genome shotgun sequence genome, the window ACATCTGTACTCAACCACTTATGAGCAAACaaaatattcattacatttatatccaTGTAAGAACTTGCATTAAAGCCTACCAAGTCAGAATGGAGGGgtgtttggggtttttttttaagttttggacTAGGCAGTTACTCCATTCAGGAAGGAACCCCTGTTCAGTCTGTTACTAGATAGTGCCAGCAGCTTTTTCTTAGTTGTACCTTCAAGGTATTAAGACTGGCATGACCTGTAGCTGTTGGCTGCTTCCATAAGCTGGCAGTTCTTAGCCTCACTAGCTCAAATAATTGAAAAGGGCTGGAAACAGCAATGAGTAATTTGTAATTCTCCTTTACAGATCATCAGTGAAGTCATTGTCACGGTGGTAGCAGAGAAGCTTGACGGTTTTGGTCCTGATGCTCAAACAGCCCTGAAGAATGTGCTGAAGACCTTTCAGATTGACTTGGGAGCTTGCTATGATGAGCTTGGATTTAAATAGTTTCAATTGTGATTTATGTGAACTTTTTCAATCTTGATGCTTTTGAGCTCTGGTTTGAATAAAAGTACTTCAGAAGTGACTGGCTGCTTGGTCCTTTCTATTTAAATATTCTATcctttaggctttttttttttttttttttttttttttttctgtccaggatGTTTAGAAAAATCGGCTTCAGCTTCTACCATACAGGGTAGATATCCTGGTTATGACTACAATGCAGTAGAAACAACTGGATTTTTGGACCAATGTGTGGTGGACTGGTTAATGTTGCCAGCCACAGTCTGGGATCAATTCGGAGGTAGGGTGGCACTTAATGGGCATTTAAATTGGGATTTGTTAGCCCCTGGATGTGACTATACATGTGACGTGATGGGCAATTGTTTTTTAAATCGCATTTATACTATTGACAAATTATGCAATTGGATAGAGGAAAAATGGTATTTGTGATTTACTTACTGTTCAATTCAACAGTTTAATGGTACTCCCTTGTATTTAAAATTCCCTTTCTGCTGTAACTTTCTTTGCCTTTCCAGACAAGTAACATAGTTCTTGACAGTAAACCAAGATTGTGCACAAATGTTCCCCTGATAGCAGAAACATCAGTTGCTACTGCCCAGTGAACATCCAGTGCCTTTCAACTGTCTATATAGTGTTTCTGCTCATACATTATTGCAGTTGTAATCCTAAGTGACTGTCTCTTTTGGCAAAGTATACCTTGTAGTTATCTGCCATGTATAGCTGGATGATCATTTTATCAGGACTAACCTAAAGGGAGTCCACTGGTAGCCTCAAGCTTTTGATCAGTTGCTTCATTCAGACTATAACTCAATTGGATGGCAGCTTTTGAGCAATTGGCTCCCCAACCAGCCACACTGTACTATGGCTACATGTCAAAGGGGCAAACAAACTTGCCACCATGTAATTACCGgaaagtttaaaatttcaaatgcaaGCAAACTGCCAAACAGACAAAAATGTTAACCCCAATTTTATTTGGGGTGGAAGTTTTATATTAGGAAGGAAAGAACAAAATTACTATAATGTGAATGCCTGTCCTTAAAGTTAAACACAACCTGTCCCATGCAAATTACAGTAACGGTAAACAAAATGGCAAGCAACCTTAAGTAAATTTATAAAATCCTACTTTGCCAGCTTTCAGTGTGGTTTCTGCTACATGCAGGTAATCTCTTCCTAGTTCAAACGgttggttttttttgtgtgttttttttttttttttttttttaaatccatagtTTTATGGAAACTGACAGCAAGCACTTTGCAACTGAAATATTGGGACCGCTTAATTTTTAAAGCCATTAAGTGCCACCCTAATTTGGTGTCCATGAGCACCTTTTGTGGTTTGAGAGCTTCAGCATACTGCAGTTCTGCATCTAAACCAACTGTCCTTCTCCCTGAACTAAAGGGTTTTGGTAATTCCCCCTTCATCGCAAGGGTCTGATCAAACCCAACTTGATATGTTATGGGGCCTAATGACCAGGGAAATGGCAGTGTGGGGTTTCTGAAGAGCAGGCTGCCTTTAGAGTTGACCGGTCTCTGTTTATGATCATGCACCTCCTCcactttggattttattttttttatgtactgcAGTGAGTGTTCCTCAGCCAAACGTATCAAGGTGACGATGTCCAGATTAGTCTGAGAAAATGTACTTCAAAGAACTGCACCTCCACCATCTCTAACCACTTGAATGCAGTTCAGTTCACTTTGATATGTAACCATTATTTTACTCTGCTAATGTTCCTTTTAAGTGTATCATATCCTTTTGGCTgctaccgttaggggttgccacagcggatcattctGTCCTCTATTTTGTtcagttacacccatcacctgcatgtcctctcaccacatccataaaccttcttaggccttcctctctcaTTTGCCTGGCGGCTCTATACTTCATTCTTTTcaatatactccgcatctctcctgcacatgtccaaaccagcacaatctctcCTCTGTGTCTTCCaaacatccaacttgagctgtccctctaatgtactcatttcttatcCCATCCATCTTTGTCATCCAATGcaagtcttagcatctttaactctgccagttctgtctcctgctttctggtcagtgccaccgtctccaacccatataacatagctggtctcactaccgtcctgtagacttccCTTTCACTCTAGCTGTTACCAGTctcacaaattattcctgacactcttctccaccttgACTGCactctttcacctctcttccaccgtccccattactctgtactattgatcccaagtatttaaactcctccaccttctgcAACTCtaatccctgcatcctcaccattccactgacctccctctcatttacacacatgtattctatgtTGTTCCTACTGAGCTTCattcctctccagggtctcctcaacatgctccatactatcgctacagatgacaatgttatcagcaaacatcatagtccacggggactcctgtctaatctcgtctgtcaacctgtccatcactattgcaaataagggCTCAGattcgatccctgatgtaatcccacatccACCTTGaatgaatgcatccatcactcctaccacagacctcaccactgtcacacttccctcgtacatatcctgtacagctctcacatacttctctgccactcccgacttcctcatacaataccacaactccgcttgaggcaccctgtcatatgctttctccaggtccacaaagatacaatgtaactccttctggccttctctattctTCTCCATTAACACCTTCAGAGCATACATTGCACTTGtggtggtgctctttcttggcatgaaaccatactgctgctcactaatcatcacctcacttcttaacctagcttccactattctttcccataaccatgctgtggctcatcaattttatttccctgtagtaactgcagtcctgcacattcctcttattcttaaatatcggcaccagtacagtTTTTCTCCAcccctcaggcatcctttcacattccaagattccattaaactcTCTGGTTAAAAACcccactgccatctttcctaaacacctccatgcttccacaggtatgtcatctggaccaacggcttttccattcttcatcctctttatagctgtccttacttcctccttgctaaaccGTTGcaattcctgattcactatctccacatcatctctcgttctcttcatctatcagcctctcaaagtactctttccatctgctcaacacactctcctcacttgtgagtatgtttccatctttatcctttatcaccctaacctgctgcacgtctttcccagctcggtccctttgtctagccaatcagtacaggtccttttctccctccttagtgtccaaccactcacaactcatcatatgccttttctttagcctttgccacctctctctcttcaccttgtgccttatctccttgtactcttgtctacttcctgcatctttctgactatcccacttcttctttgccatcctcttcctcagtatactctcctgtatttcctcattccaccaccaggtttgcttttcctccttcctctttccagatattacgccaaacacccttcttgctgtcacccttactacatctgctgtagttgcccaactgcctggtaattcttcactaccactcagtgcctgtctcaccttctccctaaactcaatcttgcagtcttacttttcaacttccaccatttgatccttggctctgccctcactctcctccttttcttgatttccaacgtcatcctacaaaccaccatcttttgctgcttaactacactttcccctgccaccactttgcagtcttcaatctccttcagattgactcttctgcagaggatgtaatctacctgtgtgcatcttcctccactcttgtatgtatcCCTATGCTCCCCCctgttcttaaaatacgtattcactgcagccatgtccatcctttaggcaaaatccactaccatttgaccttcttcattcctctccttgacaccatacctttccatcacctcctcatctcctctgttcccatcaccaacatgtccattgaaatcctctccaGTTGCCATTTTCTGTCtgttgggtacactgttcatcacttaatccaactcactccaaaaatcttcattctcatccattgcatacccaactttcggggcatatgcactaagaacattcatcatcacacctccaatttccagcttcataatcatcactctgtctgacactcttttcagcaccaaaacactcttgacatattgttccttcagaattaccctactccatttctcctcctatccacaccatgatagaataatttgaatccacctccaatccacctggccttactccctttctaTTCAATCTCTtgcacacaatatatcaaccttccatctctccatcatatctgctaactctctccccttaccagtcatactgtcaatATTCAGAGTTCCTACCCTCCGTTCCACTCTCTCTAccttcctcctgcctctggacacatctcccgcctcttcttctcctttgtctccatcttcttcggtcaacagtagcccaatttccaccagcaccctgttggctaacagtactggtggtggtcattgttaacccagggctttaccgatctggtatggaaatttgtattgttttccacatattgatttagtaaaattttacaccggatgcccttcctgatttaaccctccccatttatctgggcttggcactggcacgaagaaacacactggtttgtgcatccccagtGGCTGTGGCTGGTATGTATCATAATATAGGCATGCTTAAAATTATGTTTACTTTTGTACATCAACTGAACATACACATTATTGAGCCTGAGGTGTTAAGCAGGTCACCAGTGGTTTTTCATGCTTcatctatttcagatatctttgGACACATTCGGGTATTTCCAGTTGTGTGAAGTTGGTGCTCAGCAAGAATGAGTTCTGAGTTTGACTGGAATGCAGCAAAAGAGGGGGGGGTGGAGGGAAAGGGGTCCTTTGTCTGGGTTTGTTCTTTGCATCTTCTGTATGTACACTACATGTCGGATAGAACATCAATTACTGCACAGCAGGGTGTTTGGTGCTCATTGTGATGTcagcaaacaattttaaaaatgattttcaatATTCGTGTTCATCCACACTAAGACTCTGGGCCTGCTTGAAGCACGAGCAGCACACTTGTGAATATTCCTGCAGTAAATGGAGCAAACTGACTTCCATCCTGGTGTTTTCAAGTTTAATGCAGTCCTCCATATTTGTGGGTGAAAATCAAGAAGCAGCATAATATCTTGTGAATGATACATTCCTGCCATTGACCTTCTTTCtatctttgtttctttccttcAATATCAAATTTCTGTGTTGATTGCTAAGGTAAAACATTAGCTAGAATTATTGTTCGTGTTCCTTGGCTTCCAGAGAACAACATCAGGGCCAATTAGTGGAGCCCAAAACAGACCATTTCATGCACTGTATTGTTATAGAAAGGTAACAGCACTGAGCATTGCTTCAGAAGTTAAAGCAGAGGATTGttataaaaatttttaataatatgttaACTGACAAGGTTAATCTTTTAGATTGTTTGCACAGGCATTTgggattatttactttttttattgtagTGTTGAAATTTTTTCATCACCATCATTGTCATCATCAAAGAGTTTTCCATTCCACTTTTTCGGGTGTTTTGACTATTTAAGCTGTTATCTACTAGTGATGATGCTAGCAGGTCTGTTCTCTTCCACTTGTCAACATCAATATCAGGATAAGTAAAGGAGCAAACGTCACAGAAACGAAATATAAGAATTTAAATCTGTGGTAAAAACACTAAAatttcatataaatgtaaatctcacactacaTCCCTTTTCTGAAAGTAGAATaagagatgaagaagagaagaccagctaattaaacaactggaggTAAAATAACTCATTGATTGTGAAACTGTTTTGAAACAAAACTCTGAAACTGATGTGAGCATTTCAAAAGCACCAAATCCTAAACCTTACAGGCAAGTGAAAGCAGCTAAtcaaggaggattttaaaattgtttttctgcAAAGCAGACTTTGGATTATTCTTGTTTTCAGGATATTTCAGAGAATCTGTAATTCTCAGTTAAAAATGAAGcacaactaaaataaaaatcaaaacaaaatcagtTTGATTAAACGAACAGTCTCGAGGGCTGACAGAGGGGAATAAAGGTCAATGATGAGGGGACTTCAATTGAAAGCCGTTTTCTGTAGTTAGGAGATGGCACGGAATTAAAATGAGCAGCTAATGAGATTCCCTTTATAGTGTTTGCGGTATCAGGTCCATGTCAAATACGAACATTACAGCCAGCATTAAATCCTTGTTGTAACTATTAAGAATGCCCTGTAAGTCttgttcattttcacttttattactttgaaaaaaaaaataattgaaaagaaataatgcGATTAATTAGACCTTCTTTTAAATAGACGAACTCGTGCGCGTCTCTGCGCTTCAATTAGCGGCTTCTCCAGCTGGTAGGATCTCGTGCTCAGGGGGCGGAGTCTCCGTCTGTTCATAAAGAGGGCGAAGCCAGTCAGGTAACAGCAGTCCGCTTCTGGTCGTCTGGTCTGGTAGTTTGAGCAGAGCTTAGTGTTCTCAAGATGAGTGCTTGTGATGCTGATTGTAAGACTGTGTGCTCTTTCTGGGCTCCCGTGGAGGCTGATCCCAAATGCTATGGGGAGATTGTTCTACaacggtaatttttttttttttaaatttagtgtgTGAATTGTTTGGCTTTTATGTTTAAAGAAACTTTAgtttggctgattttttttttttttttttttttaagcattgcAGAAATTGCTGTGTATAAAAATTGACAACCTAGGTAATCTAATCGTAAAGTGCAGCTTGCTTTTGAtttaactacaaatgtttgaaatttttatttctaCTGCTTTATTAAACCCCATTTTCTTGATTGGTACGGAGTCGCAATTGTGTAGACTGCTGTTGGCCAAATCTTAAAACAATCTAATCCAAACCTTAAGCAATGGGTTATATACTACATGGCCTTAAGCTGTAGTTGCTTACTGCATGTTCCAGGCACATGGAAGATGCTAGAGTGACTCTTGAAATTGATGCTGTAGTGAAACCATTGCTGGTTTAGAAAGAATCTgcaggaaggttcaagaaggaaCTCTAGTAACTTCCTGATTGTTTCTATTTAATAGCTTGGTGTGTATGGAGGGTTTTGTTTTATGCATCTTAATGGAAGTCTAAAGAATGAAATTGCTCTTATAGTGGCTGCAGGAAGAACTACACAACCTAGTAAAGGTTTGTGCGGGGTTTTTAATTTGAGCCATTTTGGAGTGTAAGATGTCCATGATAGGGCAATGAATTTAATCTTAATTGGCGTAGTTAATGGCATTAACTTCCCCTTTCTGTATCTTCAGCTTGTTTGAGACCCGTCCAGATGTTCAGAAGCTGTTCCCCAAGTTTGTTGACCTTTCCAAAGAGCAGCTGCAGAACAATCCTGGTGTCCAGGCCCATGGGGAAATTGTGGTTCGCAAGCTGACAGAAATCCTGAAAGCAAATGGGAAACGCAAGGAAATCATCAAGGATCTGGCAGAAAGTCATGCCAAGCAGCACAAGATCCCTCTGGTTAACTTTCAGGTACTTCACTCCCTACTGGATTTAAAGGCTTGATCTGATTGATGCCCTTGCTCAGAAGAATGTTGTAAGAGTGCTGGGTTTGACTGGAGTATAATGTGGTGTTCTAACTTCATTTCAGAAAGGTAGACTTTGGAAGCCTTTTTCCATAACCTCTAGAATCAAATTTCCTATGCCAATGTAGCTATCTTAAGGATGCAGTTTAAACCCCCTCTTTAAATTAATGGTGTCCCCTGAGAGTCAAGAGACTAGAGTGATCTTTTAATTTACCCTAATTTGCAGAAAAGTGTATCTTTTGATTTAAAGACCATCTACATTGTGTACAAGGTAGTGATTGATCAGTTTATCTGGCATAGCTCAATTTTCTTGCTTTCAAATTTCTGTAGCTGTGAGAAGGTGTCGGACTGTGTAGAGTCCAGGTATCCACTCTTTAGTTACTGCAAAAATAGTTCTTACTAATGCTTAAATTAAACTCTTAAATCAAGCAATGTCGCCTTATCTCGCTGTTCTTTGCAAAATGAAcagttttctgtaactttccaAAAATCTGTAATACTGGCTCACTATGAGGCAAcaacttattacatttttatccATTTCAGAACTTGTATTAAAGCCTACCAAGTCAGAATGGACTAACACTTTTTAGTTTTGGATTAAGCAGTTACTCCATTCTGGAAGGCACCCCTTTTCAGACTTACTAGATGGTGCTGCcagcattttgtgtgtttttgtctttcaAGGTTTTAAGACTGGCATAACCTGTAGTTTACCTGCTTCCGTAATCTGGCAGTTCTTGGTCTCATTTGATCAAACTACTGAAAGGCTGGCAAtaaaaagagaatttttttttttttttttcaccttttacAGATCATCAGTGAAGTCATTGTCACGGTGGCAACAGAGAAGCTTGATGGCTTTGGTCCTGATGCTCAAACCGCCCTGAAGAATGTGCTGAAGCAGTTTCAGATTGACTTGGGAGCTTGCTATGACGAGCTTGGGTTTAAACCATAGTTTCAATTGTGACTTGTCAACTCTCTAAATCTCTAATGCTTTTGAGGTTTGGTTTGAATAAAAGTTCTTCTAGTGACTGGCTGCTTGGtcctttttgtatttaaatattctGTCATTCTCCAGGATACTTAGAAAATCAGTTTCTGCTTTGTCCAGGCAAGTTCTACCATACAGGGTAGATATCCCGATTATGATTACATTGCAATAGAAACATTAGTTGGACTTGGAACAATTGTCTGTTGTACTGGTTAGTGTTGCCAGCCACAGGCTGGGATCAATGATCTCTGAGGTAGGGTGGCACTTAATGGGCATTTAAACTAAATGGTGGTATTTCTCAGCCTCTGGATATGTTTGACTATACACGACATGATGGGCAACTGTGTAAATTGAATAATATGACCAGAGTAAACCTGTTGGTTATTGGAGATAAAGGGGGAAAAAATCAGTACTTGTGATACTGTTCATTCATCATAGGTTTAATGATGCTCATTTGCATGCAGAATTTAAAGTTCCCCATTCTCTGCAGTCATTTGACTTTGCTTTAAGTCACATTTGTGCACAATTTATTTACGGTCAGTTTCCCTGACAGCAGAAACATCAGTTGCTACTGCCCAGTGAGAACTTCCAGTGCAGGAATACACTGTACCGAGTTGTAATCCTGAGTAAGTGAAATTGTCTCTTTGGCAAATATACCTTGCAGTTATCTGCCATGATGTACAGCTGCTTGATAGTCTGGCTGATCATTCCGTTCATCAGGGCTACCCTAAAGGGAGTCCACTGGTAGCCTCAAGCTTTCAATCAGTTGCTTTAGAGTAACACAATTGGATGGCAGCTTTTGAACAATTGGCTCCCCAACCAGCCACACTGTACTCTGGCTACATGTCAAAGGTGCAGACAAATTTGCCACCATGTAATTACCGAAAGTTAAAACTTCAAATTGCCAAGCTGACAGAAAATGTTGACCCTAATTATTGGGCAGGAAGTAAAGGCAAACTACCATAATGTAAATGCTAGTCATTaaacaaattttgaaaatgcAACCAATCACATTCAATAAGCAAATTAGTAAACAAAATGGCAGGCAAGTGAAAGTAAATGAGCGGATATTGTATAAACTCCTACTTTACCTGCAGTTTCTACAGTATTAGAACCAACATCTGATGCTGAAACACCAAGTGTTCAAACTGTCCTctccggattttttttttttttttatatatagttttatGGAAACGGACAGCAAGCCCTTtgcaactggagaaaaaaatggtAAAGTCCTGAAGTGCCACCCTAATGTGAGGTCCTTGAGCACCTTTTCTGGTTTGGTTGGCAACTTCAGCATAGTGCAGTTCTGCAACTAAACCAACTGTCCttctcctccctgaactcaaggGTTCTGGTGGTCACCCTTCATCATAAGGGTCTGATCAAACTCTACTTGATGTGTAATGTTTGGTGCCTAATGACAAGGGAAATGGCATTGTGGGGTTTTTGAAGGGTGTGCTGGCTTGAGAGTTGACAGGTCTCTGAATGTTTATGGTCACACACCTCCCTCCTctcttgggtttttttttttttgtactgcagTGAGTGTTCCTGTGCCAAACTCTTCAAGGTGACGGGATGGCCAGATTAGTCTGTGGAAAATGTAATTGAAAGAACTGCACCTCCACCATCTCTTACCACTCGAATGcagttcactttatttttatgtaacaaaataaacattagcAGAGTAAAAGATTTCATGTATCATAATACATGTGTGCTTAAAATTGTGTTTACGTTTGTACTTCAACTGAACATACACATTATTGAGTCTGAGGTGTTAACCAGGTCACCAGTGGGTTTTGATGCTTCATCTAATTCAGATTTCTTTGGACAAATTCAGATATTTCTTGTTGTGTAAAGTTGGTGCTCAGCAAGTGAGTTCTGTGTGTATGGAATGCAGCAAAAAGTGGGGAGGGAAAGGGGTCCTCTGGGTTTGTTTCTTGCATCTTTTCTTCTGTAGGAGCTTCATTATCTGCCATATTGTTTGTGTCTGCATTGGTGACTCAGCAGAAATGGACTGCATGTTGATGCTGAAGTTGTTTGAAGCAGTGATACCAACCTTCTCTTGACTTCCTATTCATATATGCCTAAAGTGCAATATTTGCAACTTGTTCAAAGTACTTTTTCAGATCACTTGatttacttgttttaaatgtccATGTAATCCTGATGGTTTTGGAGGATCTCTACCAGAGTCTGTGGTGCAGCTGTGATTTATAGTGAATTCTCACTTAAGTTTCTGTACAGGTTGCTACTGCAAGTCATTTAATATGAACATGACAGGCCTGTGAGgtacacattaaaaaatgttttatatgcaaCTTTCTATTTTATAATGCCTTTTTGTAATGTTTCTTTGATTTACACTTCtgctccacattttaaaattacaaaacaattcaGGTGTGATTAGAATGCATGTTGCAGATGCTTTAGTCACACCAGAGAGAAATGTCAGCACTTTTTCAACATAAGGCACCATAAAGTTTGGGcctcagcaatggcaggtctattaaaattGTCATATTTAGGATTTTGTTGCATTTTCCTCACATGCAATGCCTGCTTCAGGACTGTGATTCATAGACACCaccatgggcctcatgtataaaatgcTTCATATGCCCGTTTCTACActttgcgatgtataaaaactaaacttggagtaaagccacagacattttcatggtagccccCTACAAGCTTATGCACGTTTCTGGTCAGTTTTCCAAACTgctggcacccagcgtcaaagcagtgctatggtttctgtggtctgcttttctttttcatattcacatcagGGGACTTATCAAATAcacaaattaattgcatattgtttacaaagttaattcacttgattgcaatcattctGTTACAATTTAATGCTACATGGgttggccaaactattccaactaccatagctactttagtgTTATTAGAAGACATCGAAAAGGAAGAATTAGTCAAGGGTGTGTATTTAGAGacaatgatgactggcttctaagtcgattttgatttccaagagctatcctcttggcgctgtgtgctgaactggcccTGCTTTACAAAGGCCGACTttaaggaattgtgctctacctgctcctctgCAAGTTCTATGAaatctcaggtttttagccacaggagctttcaACGTGACCGATCGGGTATTTAACAAACATCACAGAgtcgcgccatgccagctgtatggtattatctgcttgtcatccagatctGTAATATTTTCTTACACTGTGATCGAAGTgcaaaacatcaaagtgcaatttgcagTGACGTCCAGTTTTCCAGATGTAATCGGAGAGCGGTCAGCTAAATGCATGCTGCTATTATGACGTTGGGCAAGTTACATCAGCGAGGaatgaatgagctggcattacattatatatagctggagaacctCTACAAATTGCAGCTCTGTATAGTCGTAGGTGCTCTTTCCAACTAGTATGGCAAACAGCAAGTTCTTTTAAAGATAGCGAGTAATCTCAAATAGCCATGTAAAGGGAAGAGAATCAAGCTGTTGTGTCGCTCGGGGCTGATGGtacactataaaggtgccttcagagaatttGATTATGTAGATAAAATGCATTTCCACTTTGTGCTGCTCTATAATCCACAGAAGTGTGTCCGGCTTGCcagtacctgaagagatgtgatATGATGATGTTGACCCCGactcaccaaatgatcagccaaatcagacagcgTTAAAGgttcgtttgaatgtaattagaagAATGTAAAAACGGGTAATCaggtgcatttatttttttaaccagttcattTAAATTGTGGCCAATATTACATAGTTACAGCCCTTATATTTCTTCATTGGCCTCATCTGTTACAGCATCCACTATCGCATTTTGACTCCCAAATAGagtccgtcagcacacagccagatggctgAGGCAGAGTTGTGTGTGCAGCCATTGCACCGGacaatttttgtaatattgtctgaaacagaataaatagaTGGTCGGCAGCAACACTCCGTTTCACGTCGACTTTGActtctgaccgcttcttttttattttgggaactgtgcgactttctaaacttgaacttttgagtgtctctgccacGCAGTATCACTCTAACTTCCATTTCTTGCTTATACCACTACTttagccaacaaatagtatattttCCTTGCTTCTACTTCGCATtcggttacatttgttttttacaCGTGACTttgcattgtcttttaacaaaacactgatcAGAAggtgattattgatttttttattttaaaatatgtgaaattctaggaggagtcagggtggggcctTATGCACGTACGTTAAATTTTACGTTCATTGGGATTTGTAAAttggaagtgcatggaacttgggGTACGCACATTTTTAtgtacctcagcagtgacatttatgtctctggtgcctcttcctatgaagtcagtcgACGGATTGGAAaggcatgggggggtcatgagggtcactggaaaggggtgtgtggtgctcctgatatctatgcaaacggacaaaggtccaagtctttaaag encodes:
- the LOC114662051 gene encoding myoglobin-like isoform X5 gives rise to the protein MSACEADCKTVLSFWAPVEADPRCYGENILQRLFETRPDVQKLFPKFVDLSKEQLQNNPGVQAHGEIVVRKLTEILKANGKRKEIIKDLAESHAKQHKIPLVNFQIISEVIVTVATEKLDGFGPDAQTALKNVLKQFQIDLGACYDELGFKP
- the LOC114662051 gene encoding myoglobin-like isoform X3, which translates into the protein MSACDADCKTVCSFWAPVEADPKCYGEIVLQRLFETRPDVQKLFPKFVDLSKEQLQNNPGVQAHGEIVVRKLTEILKANGKRKEIIKDLAESHAKQHKIPLVNFQIISEVIVTVATEKLDGFGPDAQTALKNVLKQFQIDLGACYDELGFKP
- the LOC114662051 gene encoding myoglobin-like isoform X6 yields the protein MSACVTDCKTVRSFWAPVEANPRCYGEVILLRLFETRPDVQKLFPKFVDLSKEQLQNNPGVQAHGEIVVRKLTEILKANGKRKEIIKDLAESHAKQHKIPLVNFQIISEVIVTVATEKLDGFGPDAQTALKNVLKQFQIDLGACYDELGFKP